The following are from one region of the Sulfitobacter pontiacus genome:
- a CDS encoding acetyl-CoA C-acetyltransferase, which produces MAEAYIIDACRTPRGVGKVGKGALAHLHPQHLGATVLAALRDRNGLNTADVDDIIWGTSTQKDKQGGDLGRMAALDAGYDVKASGVTLDRFCGSGITTVSLAAAQIMSGMEDVVIAGGTEMMSYTGQIADPKKPFMMDAGNLSLRAKHPQTQQGCSADAIATIEGIDRAAADQLAVASQERAAKAIAEGRFDGSIVPVRDPETGELVLDKEEFPRPGTTLDSLSTLNTVFDKFMEFPIDDKGTTYGDMIYARYPELKGKMQHIHHAGNSSGVVDGAAALLLASEGYVKKTGMKPRARIVATANIGDDPTLMLNAPVPAARKVLEKAGLTTDDIDVYEINEAFAVVAEKFIRDLKLDRSKVNINGGAMALGHPIGATGSILIGTALDELERSGGRYGLITMCAAGGMAPAIIIERV; this is translated from the coding sequence ATGGCTGAAGCATATATCATTGACGCTTGCCGCACCCCTCGCGGTGTTGGGAAGGTCGGGAAGGGCGCGCTCGCGCACCTGCATCCTCAACACTTGGGGGCCACTGTCCTAGCCGCGCTGCGGGATCGCAACGGTCTGAACACAGCTGATGTGGATGACATTATTTGGGGTACGAGTACGCAAAAAGACAAGCAGGGCGGCGACCTTGGTCGCATGGCGGCGCTGGATGCGGGCTATGACGTCAAAGCGTCAGGCGTCACGCTTGACCGTTTCTGCGGCTCCGGGATCACCACGGTTTCGCTGGCTGCAGCCCAGATCATGTCAGGGATGGAGGATGTCGTCATCGCGGGCGGTACCGAGATGATGAGCTATACCGGGCAGATCGCTGACCCGAAGAAACCCTTTATGATGGACGCGGGCAACCTGAGCCTGCGCGCAAAGCACCCGCAGACCCAGCAGGGCTGCAGTGCAGACGCCATCGCGACGATTGAAGGCATTGATCGCGCTGCAGCAGATCAGCTGGCCGTGGCGAGCCAAGAACGCGCTGCCAAAGCCATCGCCGAAGGTCGTTTCGACGGCTCTATCGTACCAGTGCGCGACCCCGAGACCGGCGAACTGGTTTTGGACAAGGAAGAATTCCCGCGTCCCGGCACCACGCTTGACTCTCTCTCAACCCTCAACACGGTTTTCGACAAGTTCATGGAGTTCCCGATTGACGACAAGGGGACAACCTACGGTGACATGATCTATGCCCGCTATCCTGAGTTGAAGGGGAAAATGCAGCACATTCACCATGCGGGGAATTCCTCTGGCGTTGTGGATGGCGCGGCGGCGCTTTTGCTGGCGTCCGAAGGCTATGTAAAAAAGACAGGCATGAAGCCGCGCGCGCGCATCGTGGCGACGGCGAACATTGGCGACGATCCAACGTTGATGTTGAACGCGCCTGTTCCGGCAGCGCGCAAGGTTCTGGAGAAAGCGGGTCTGACCACTGACGATATTGACGTTTATGAAATCAACGAAGCCTTTGCCGTGGTTGCGGAAAAGTTCATTCGGGATCTCAAGCTCGACCGTTCCAAGGTGAACATCAACGGCGGCGCGATGGCGCTCGGTCATCCTATCGGTGCGACCGGTTCCATTCTGATCGGTACTGCCTTGGATGAACTAGAGCGTTCTGGTGGTCGGTATGGCCTGATCACGATGTGTGCGGCCGGTGGCATGGCCCCCGCAATCATCATCGAGCGGGTGTAA
- a CDS encoding enoyl-CoA hydratase-related protein, with product MTDVKTKDAKDIWARDFDYISVKRDGHILEITIDRADRYNALHGGAHQELHDIFDGYEQDPDLWVAIITGAGDKAFCSGNDLKATSEGQDIEPASSGFGGLTDRWGREKPVIAAVNGVAMGGGCEIVLASDIAVADAHAKFALPEVKVGLFAAAGGVQRLTRQIGRKAAMELILTGRAITADRACDLGIINRVAGEGETAMDIAREIAKEITMVSPTAVRASKRVLNALEEDIERLPEAFAGNTAEFDVVLKSNDGKEGVKAFVEKRAPNWTNS from the coding sequence ATGACTGACGTAAAAACCAAAGATGCCAAGGATATCTGGGCGCGCGATTTCGACTATATCTCGGTCAAACGTGACGGCCATATCCTTGAAATTACGATCGATCGCGCGGATCGCTACAACGCCCTCCACGGCGGGGCGCATCAGGAATTGCACGATATCTTTGATGGATACGAGCAGGACCCGGATCTGTGGGTCGCCATCATCACCGGGGCCGGGGACAAAGCTTTTTGCTCGGGCAACGATCTGAAAGCCACAAGCGAAGGGCAGGATATTGAACCCGCCAGCAGCGGCTTTGGCGGTCTCACTGATCGCTGGGGCCGGGAAAAGCCGGTTATCGCGGCGGTGAATGGGGTGGCAATGGGCGGTGGATGCGAGATCGTTCTGGCATCCGATATTGCCGTGGCGGATGCCCATGCGAAATTCGCGCTGCCCGAGGTGAAGGTTGGCCTGTTCGCAGCGGCGGGTGGCGTGCAACGTCTCACGCGCCAGATTGGTCGTAAAGCCGCGATGGAGCTGATCCTGACAGGCCGTGCGATTACAGCCGACCGTGCCTGTGACCTAGGCATTATTAACCGCGTTGCAGGTGAAGGTGAAACGGCGATGGATATCGCACGTGAAATCGCCAAGGAAATCACAATGGTATCGCCGACTGCCGTCAGAGCGTCAAAGCGGGTGCTCAACGCCCTTGAAGAAGACATCGAGCGTCTGCCCGAAGCCTTCGCAGGCAACACGGCTGAATTTGACGTCGTGCTAAAATCCAACGACGGTAAAGAGGGCGTCAAAGCCTTTGTCGAAAAACGCGCGCCGAACTGGACAAATAGCTAA
- a CDS encoding phosphotransferase family protein, translated as MNQANIETIPVDQQALTAWMDDIGLERGPLSNLQLLAGGTQNILLRFDRGGREFVLRRPPLHLRKNSNETMKREARILEALSATDVPHPRFIAGCDDEAVLGACFYLMAPVEGFNPANGLPQLHANDPAIRARMGYSYIEGMAALGAVDYKAVGLEGFGKPDGFLQRQTGRWMSQLEGYAAFDEWTGFKELPDVERIVSWLEDNLPQDFTSGIFHGDCHLANTMFAPDSPKLVAFVDWELATIGDPLIDLGWVMATWADEHTPVVGDIEPWDGFPSLNELIAHYDRHSTRSLDAVAWYGVLACFKLGTLLEGTHARASAGKAPKETGDHLHAMTISLFNRAHRLIAKN; from the coding sequence ATGAATCAAGCAAACATAGAAACGATCCCGGTCGACCAGCAAGCGCTCACAGCGTGGATGGACGATATCGGGTTGGAACGCGGCCCGCTGAGCAATCTGCAGCTTCTTGCAGGCGGGACGCAGAACATCTTGCTGCGCTTTGACCGGGGCGGCAGAGAGTTCGTGCTGCGCAGGCCGCCGCTTCATCTGCGCAAGAATTCCAATGAGACGATGAAGCGCGAGGCGCGTATTCTGGAAGCGCTTAGCGCGACTGACGTGCCACACCCCAGGTTCATCGCAGGTTGTGACGATGAAGCCGTGCTTGGTGCCTGCTTTTATCTTATGGCTCCGGTTGAGGGCTTTAATCCTGCAAACGGATTGCCGCAGCTTCACGCCAACGACCCGGCGATCCGCGCGCGCATGGGGTATTCCTATATCGAAGGGATGGCCGCACTCGGGGCGGTTGACTACAAGGCGGTAGGCTTGGAAGGATTTGGCAAGCCCGACGGGTTTCTGCAACGGCAGACAGGCCGGTGGATGAGCCAGCTGGAAGGCTACGCCGCTTTCGACGAATGGACAGGCTTCAAAGAACTGCCTGATGTCGAAAGGATTGTCTCCTGGCTTGAGGATAATCTCCCCCAAGATTTTACGAGCGGAATTTTTCATGGTGACTGCCATTTGGCAAACACGATGTTTGCCCCTGACAGTCCCAAGCTCGTCGCCTTTGTCGATTGGGAGCTGGCCACGATTGGCGATCCCTTGATCGACCTTGGCTGGGTCATGGCCACATGGGCCGATGAACATACGCCCGTGGTGGGCGATATCGAACCCTGGGATGGTTTCCCGAGCCTCAATGAACTTATTGCACATTACGACAGGCATTCGACACGCAGTTTGGATGCGGTCGCCTGGTATGGGGTGCTGGCCTGTTTCAAGCTGGGGACACTTCTGGAGGGGACCCATGCTCGCGCAAGCGCTGGCAAGGCACCAAAGGAAACCGGCGATCATCTGCATGCGATGACGATTTCATTGTTCAATCGCGCCCACCGATTGATCGCGAAGAACTGA
- a CDS encoding CaiB/BaiF CoA-transferase family protein, giving the protein MSGPLKGLEVIEMAGIGPGPLAGQLLADLGADVIVIDRAEAPADKTDVNRRGKRSVFLDLKSEEGRSTAQALINRAGIVIEGFRPGVMERLGLGPDDLDETVIFGRITGWGQDGPLSQSAGHDINYLGLTGALAAMGTVDNPPPPPLNLVADYGGGTMFLLLGILAAVFERQTSGKGQVVDAAMLDGVSAMMGLFHTFKARGAWSENRASNLLDGGAPFYRCYRTKDDLFMSVGPLEPQFFALLLEKAGLPAEHSVDQNDPATWAERAELYAQAFASKTQAEWSGIFSGTDACVAPVLSMDEAASHPHMAARQTLVEVDGVLQAAPAPRFSRSKPTGINTPKAMGGDTAAIRRALHEAPKSE; this is encoded by the coding sequence ATGTCGGGACCACTGAAAGGCCTGGAAGTCATCGAAATGGCCGGGATCGGTCCCGGCCCTTTGGCGGGGCAGTTGCTGGCCGATCTGGGCGCGGATGTGATCGTCATCGACCGCGCCGAAGCGCCAGCTGACAAAACCGATGTGAACCGGCGCGGCAAGCGGTCCGTCTTTTTGGATCTGAAGTCTGAAGAGGGGCGCAGTACCGCGCAGGCGCTGATCAATCGGGCTGGTATCGTCATCGAAGGTTTCCGGCCCGGCGTGATGGAACGGTTGGGGCTCGGGCCAGATGACCTTGACGAGACGGTGATTTTTGGCCGGATCACGGGCTGGGGGCAGGACGGACCGCTGAGCCAATCGGCGGGGCATGACATCAACTATCTTGGCCTGACGGGTGCTCTGGCTGCAATGGGCACGGTTGATAACCCGCCGCCGCCGCCGTTGAATCTGGTCGCGGACTATGGCGGGGGCACGATGTTCCTGCTGCTTGGCATCCTTGCCGCCGTGTTCGAGCGGCAGACATCCGGCAAAGGTCAGGTGGTCGATGCGGCAATGCTTGATGGCGTAAGCGCGATGATGGGGCTTTTCCACACCTTCAAAGCGCGCGGCGCGTGGAGCGAAAACCGCGCGTCCAACCTGCTGGACGGGGGTGCCCCTTTCTATCGCTGCTATCGGACCAAGGACGATCTGTTCATGTCCGTCGGCCCGCTAGAGCCTCAGTTTTTTGCCCTGCTGCTGGAGAAGGCCGGGCTGCCCGCCGAGCATAGCGTGGATCAAAACGACCCTGCCACCTGGGCCGAGCGTGCCGAGCTTTACGCACAGGCTTTCGCAAGCAAGACACAGGCGGAGTGGTCCGGCATCTTTAGTGGGACCGATGCCTGTGTGGCCCCCGTGCTGAGCATGGATGAAGCGGCATCCCATCCTCATATGGCCGCGCGTCAAACGCTGGTCGAGGTGGATGGCGTTTTGCAGGCCGCTCCTGCGCCGCGTTTTTCGCGCAGCAAACCGACAGGGATCAATACACCGAAGGCAATGGGCGGGGACACTGCGGCGATCCGCCGAGCGCTGCATGAGGCTCCGAAGTCCGAATGA
- a CDS encoding SDR family NAD(P)-dependent oxidoreductase, translating into MFDLTGKTALITGGNSGIGLGMAEGLAKCGCGVAIWGRNAEKNAQALENLSTHGTKVSAYICDVTRSEAVNDAFAAILNDHGRVDGCFANAGFSTPNSGFDQSEDAHWQQMIDINLNGAYYVLRVAAAHMRERAEGGDRFGRLVGTSSIGALNGMPRNQHYAAAKGALISMIRSLAVEYARYGVTAHSILPGFVETPLTDESFASQAFADKVLPRIPARRLGQGSDFSAIAAYIMSDASAWHTAQDFIIDGGYMVF; encoded by the coding sequence ATGTTTGATCTGACAGGAAAAACCGCCTTGATCACCGGTGGCAACAGCGGAATTGGACTGGGCATGGCCGAGGGCCTCGCCAAATGCGGCTGCGGTGTCGCCATTTGGGGCAGGAACGCCGAAAAGAACGCTCAAGCGTTAGAAAACCTGTCGACCCATGGCACAAAGGTCAGCGCATATATCTGCGATGTGACCCGTTCAGAGGCCGTGAACGACGCATTCGCCGCCATTCTGAACGACCATGGTCGCGTCGATGGCTGCTTTGCCAATGCCGGATTTTCCACGCCCAATTCGGGCTTTGACCAATCCGAGGATGCGCATTGGCAGCAAATGATCGATATCAACCTTAATGGTGCCTATTACGTCCTACGTGTGGCGGCCGCCCATATGCGGGAGCGTGCCGAAGGCGGGGACAGGTTCGGACGTTTGGTCGGCACCTCCAGTATCGGTGCCTTGAACGGCATGCCCCGCAATCAGCATTATGCGGCTGCCAAGGGCGCATTGATCTCGATGATCCGATCGCTGGCGGTGGAATATGCCCGATACGGTGTGACCGCCCACAGCATTCTGCCGGGGTTTGTCGAAACACCGCTGACGGACGAAAGCTTTGCCTCGCAGGCGTTCGCCGACAAGGTGCTGCCCAGAATTCCTGCAAGGCGTCTGGGGCAGGGGTCGGACTTCAGCGCGATTGCGGCCTATATCATGAGCGATGCCAGCGCATGGCATACCGCTCAGGATTTCATCATAGACGGCGGGTATATGGTGTTTTGA
- a CDS encoding phosphotransferase — MQWISSRKRLPISLLKLSEARLRSRSSGLRAGSNPTYFVTRGDVRLVLRKQPGGPILRGAHAIDREYRVLEALHPQGVPVARPILYHADPDLLGTPFYLMERIEGRVFAEGALAAADKKNAMPCGWVWPTRWPPCTTSAPKR, encoded by the coding sequence GTGCAATGGATTTCGAGCCGGAAGCGCTTGCCGATTTCCTTGCTGAAACTTTCGGAGGCAAGGCTCCGGTCACGATCGAGCGGATTGCGGGCGGGCTCGAACCCGACGTATTTTGTCACCCGCGGGGACGTACGGCTGGTCTTGCGCAAACAACCGGGCGGCCCGATTTTGCGGGGGGCCCATGCCATTGATCGCGAGTACCGCGTGCTCGAGGCGCTGCACCCCCAAGGCGTCCCGGTGGCGCGTCCGATCCTGTATCATGCGGACCCTGATCTTTTGGGCACCCCGTTTTATCTGATGGAGCGGATCGAAGGGCGGGTTTTTGCGGAAGGTGCCTTGGCGGCGGCAGACAAAAAGAACGCCATGCCTTGTGGATGGGTTTGGCCGACGCGATGGCCGCCATGCACAACGTCCGCCCCGAAGCGGTAG
- a CDS encoding SDR family NAD(P)-dependent oxidoreductase, with the protein MNDLDFSGKRVLVVGGSSGIGNGIARGFSARGAEVHVWGTRASAADYAGQEGSDLAGLHYAQVNVADFDELSAYAPPFDSLDVLVQSQGFVRYKQAEYAKKGWDEVMDININSVMHTATKFKPMLSAAKGAIVIVSSVSGLQANIGNPAYAASKAAAISLTKTLGQSWARDGIRVNGLAPGLVPTKLTAVTTQNKERAEASLRAIPVRRLGTPEEMAGAAMFLASPLASYVQGHTLIADGGLTL; encoded by the coding sequence ATGAATGATTTGGACTTTTCGGGAAAGCGGGTGCTGGTCGTCGGCGGTTCTAGCGGGATCGGCAACGGCATAGCCCGTGGCTTTAGCGCGCGCGGGGCAGAGGTGCATGTCTGGGGCACGCGCGCTTCGGCAGCGGATTACGCGGGCCAAGAAGGCTCTGATCTGGCAGGGCTGCATTATGCGCAGGTCAATGTGGCGGACTTCGACGAGTTAAGCGCTTATGCGCCGCCCTTCGACAGTCTGGATGTGCTCGTCCAGTCCCAGGGCTTTGTCCGGTATAAGCAGGCGGAATATGCTAAGAAAGGCTGGGACGAGGTGATGGATATCAACATCAACTCGGTCATGCATACGGCGACCAAGTTCAAGCCCATGCTCAGCGCGGCCAAAGGCGCCATCGTGATTGTCAGTTCGGTCTCTGGTTTGCAGGCGAATATCGGCAACCCCGCCTATGCCGCTTCCAAGGCTGCCGCAATCAGCCTTACCAAAACGCTCGGCCAGTCCTGGGCGCGTGACGGGATCAGGGTGAACGGACTGGCCCCCGGACTGGTACCAACCAAGCTGACTGCCGTCACCACACAGAACAAGGAGCGCGCGGAAGCCTCTTTGCGCGCAATCCCGGTGCGCCGCTTGGGCACGCCGGAAGAAATGGCCGGTGCCGCCATGTTCCTTGCCTCGCCGCTCGCCTCCTATGTGCAGGGCCACACTCTCATCGCTGATGGCGGTCTCACGCTGTAA
- a CDS encoding SDR family NAD(P)-dependent oxidoreductase → MKLDNSISAVITGGASGLGLATARALASHGVKVALFDLNEEAGQTIAAELGGVFCKVNVADEASVDAGFEKARAANGQERILINCAGIGNAIKTAGRDRKTGGISQFPIAEYRKVIEVNQIGTFICTVKAAAGMMTLDPEDGERGAIISTASVAAEDGQVGQVAYSASKAAIVGMTLPIARDLSAEHIRVNTILPGLFETPLLMSLPENVRQSLGAMVPNPARLGKPEEYASLALEMVRNPYLNGEDIRLDGAIRMAPR, encoded by the coding sequence ATGAAACTTGATAACTCAATCTCGGCAGTCATCACTGGGGGCGCCTCCGGTCTGGGGCTTGCCACAGCGCGTGCGTTGGCTTCACATGGCGTGAAGGTGGCCTTGTTTGACCTGAACGAGGAAGCGGGCCAGACCATTGCAGCTGAATTGGGCGGCGTGTTTTGCAAGGTGAACGTGGCGGACGAAGCCAGCGTCGACGCCGGTTTTGAAAAGGCGCGGGCGGCCAACGGTCAGGAACGTATCCTGATCAACTGCGCGGGCATCGGCAACGCGATCAAGACCGCTGGTCGGGATCGCAAAACTGGTGGGATTTCCCAGTTCCCCATTGCCGAATATCGCAAGGTTATCGAGGTGAACCAGATCGGTACCTTTATCTGTACCGTCAAGGCCGCCGCGGGTATGATGACCCTCGACCCAGAGGACGGAGAGCGTGGCGCGATCATCTCGACCGCTTCCGTTGCGGCAGAGGACGGTCAGGTCGGCCAAGTCGCATATTCGGCGTCGAAAGCGGCGATTGTTGGTATGACTTTGCCAATCGCCCGTGACCTTTCGGCCGAGCATATTCGCGTCAACACAATCCTGCCCGGTCTTTTCGAGACGCCGCTTTTGATGAGCCTGCCCGAAAACGTTCGGCAATCCTTGGGGGCGATGGTGCCCAACCCTGCTCGCCTTGGTAAGCCGGAAGAATATGCCTCTCTGGCTCTCGAAATGGTGCGCAATCCCTACCTGAACGGCGAAGACATTCGCTTGGATGGTGCTATCAGGATGGCACCGCGCTGA
- a CDS encoding TetR/AcrR family transcriptional regulator, with product MTRLSSKVPSPSVERLKGEAQRLFANRGIDGVTVRDIAKAAGQKNPAAVGYHFGSKEALIRELIVDGAKVIGARRNAQLDALEADGGPTRISQIVDILIYPSVNLAADGETDTYNRFLHMLTMSHRTLFDDALEGRWNSGYQRCLEHLRMLMPSQSRTIQNQRFIFLESYLGGVLSARETRLGDTSRAHATWSDASTLAHFAATVTWMLEME from the coding sequence ATGACCAGACTGTCTTCAAAGGTGCCCAGCCCATCGGTTGAACGGCTCAAGGGCGAGGCACAGCGCCTCTTTGCCAATCGGGGCATTGATGGCGTTACAGTGCGTGACATCGCCAAAGCTGCTGGCCAAAAGAACCCCGCCGCTGTGGGGTATCACTTCGGCTCGAAGGAGGCGCTGATCCGCGAACTTATCGTGGACGGTGCAAAGGTTATCGGTGCACGCCGAAACGCCCAGCTTGATGCTCTGGAAGCAGACGGCGGCCCCACGCGGATTTCGCAGATCGTGGATATTCTTATCTATCCTTCTGTCAACTTAGCCGCAGATGGTGAAACGGACACATACAACCGCTTTCTCCACATGCTCACCATGTCCCACAGGACCCTCTTCGATGACGCCCTAGAGGGCCGCTGGAACTCAGGCTATCAGCGTTGCCTGGAACATCTGCGTATGTTGATGCCGTCGCAAAGCCGGACCATACAAAATCAGCGATTTATATTTCTGGAATCCTATCTGGGCGGAGTGCTCAGCGCGCGTGAGACAAGACTGGGTGACACGAGCCGCGCCCACGCCACTTGGAGCGACGCATCAACGCTGGCGCATTTCGCCGCCACAGTCACATGGATGCTTGAGATGGAGTGA
- a CDS encoding acyl-CoA dehydrogenase family protein, translated as MIKRRIFEEEHDMFRDSVRKWIAAEVAPHAESWRQNKHVSKEAWKSAGENGFLAMFADEKYGGMGLDDFRFDMVLNEELGKVESSFFITLHNRIVAPYLQKFGTDDQRDRYMPGIVSGETILAIGMTEPGCGSDLAAIKTRAERQGNHWVINGSKTYISNGQIAGLYLIAAKTDPDNPRSIGLFWVQEGAEGFSKGQNLKKMGLQAQDTSELFFDNVKVPASDLVGDGTDGFKLMMTNLAEERLVGADGYLARAERAFEITMEFIKERKAFGKPVGTFQNSRFVMADARTKLDVGWAYLDHCAMAHIDGECTAEMAAQAKLFTSEIEGEIIDACLQLHGGAGYMEEYEISRLYVDARISRIYAGTSEIMREIIGRGLGLDDRQKG; from the coding sequence ATGATCAAAAGACGTATTTTTGAAGAAGAGCACGATATGTTTCGTGACAGTGTTCGCAAATGGATCGCGGCCGAAGTTGCCCCCCATGCCGAAAGCTGGCGTCAGAACAAGCACGTAAGCAAGGAAGCTTGGAAATCCGCAGGCGAAAACGGCTTTCTGGCGATGTTTGCCGATGAAAAATACGGCGGCATGGGCCTTGATGATTTCCGCTTTGACATGGTTCTCAACGAAGAACTGGGCAAGGTGGAAAGCTCTTTCTTCATCACGCTGCACAATCGTATCGTGGCGCCCTATCTGCAAAAGTTCGGCACTGACGATCAGCGCGACCGGTACATGCCGGGGATCGTTTCGGGCGAAACCATTCTTGCGATCGGCATGACCGAACCGGGATGCGGCTCGGATCTTGCGGCGATCAAAACCCGCGCCGAAAGGCAGGGGAACCATTGGGTCATCAACGGGTCAAAAACCTACATCTCAAACGGTCAGATTGCTGGCCTCTACTTGATCGCTGCGAAAACCGACCCCGATAACCCGCGCTCTATCGGGCTGTTCTGGGTTCAAGAGGGGGCAGAAGGCTTCTCCAAGGGTCAGAACCTCAAGAAGATGGGGCTGCAAGCGCAGGATACGTCCGAGCTGTTCTTTGATAACGTCAAAGTGCCGGCATCGGATCTGGTTGGCGATGGGACAGATGGTTTCAAATTGATGATGACCAATCTGGCCGAAGAACGGCTGGTGGGGGCGGACGGTTATCTGGCGCGTGCGGAACGTGCGTTCGAGATCACGATGGAGTTCATCAAAGAGCGCAAGGCCTTCGGAAAACCGGTCGGCACCTTCCAGAACAGCCGCTTTGTCATGGCTGATGCGCGCACCAAACTCGATGTCGGCTGGGCCTACCTCGATCACTGTGCGATGGCCCATATAGATGGGGAATGCACTGCGGAAATGGCGGCGCAAGCCAAGTTGTTCACATCGGAGATCGAAGGCGAAATCATTGATGCCTGCCTGCAGTTACATGGCGGTGCTGGATATATGGAAGAGTATGAAATCTCTCGGCTTTATGTCGATGCGCGGATCAGCCGTATCTATGCTGGCACGTCCGAGATCATGCGTGAAATCATCGGTCGCGGCCTTGGGCTGGATGATCGTCAAAAAGGCTGA
- a CDS encoding SDR family NAD(P)-dependent oxidoreductase has product MTPPLSIDLSQSRALVTGASSGLGAHFASVLAAQGADLVLAARRTDKLEEVAAPLRAMGRDVQVVQMDVGSPEAVQAAFADMPPCDIVINNSGIGQNSWLADMDEDEWQQLIDVNLSGVWRVSKQAVAMFRKEKTAGAIVNIASITASRTALKSGAYAVTKAGVIHMTKSLAIEVARDGIRVNALAPGYFQTELNADFLGSEAGDRMAARIPQRRFGAMEELNLPLLMLAARQNSYMTGATITVDGGHSINAL; this is encoded by the coding sequence ATGACCCCACCCTTAAGTATCGACTTGAGCCAAAGCAGAGCGCTCGTCACAGGAGCATCTAGCGGCCTGGGCGCACATTTCGCTTCTGTTCTTGCGGCGCAAGGGGCTGATCTGGTTCTTGCAGCACGACGCACAGACAAGCTGGAGGAGGTCGCAGCGCCATTGCGTGCGATGGGGCGCGATGTCCAGGTTGTTCAAATGGATGTGGGCTCCCCCGAAGCGGTTCAGGCGGCGTTTGCGGATATGCCACCCTGTGACATCGTTATTAACAATTCGGGTATCGGTCAGAATTCTTGGCTTGCCGATATGGATGAAGACGAGTGGCAGCAGTTGATAGATGTCAACCTGAGCGGGGTCTGGCGTGTGTCCAAACAGGCTGTCGCGATGTTTCGCAAAGAGAAGACAGCCGGGGCCATCGTTAACATTGCGTCAATTACAGCATCGCGAACTGCGCTCAAATCAGGGGCGTATGCGGTAACCAAGGCCGGCGTTATTCATATGACCAAATCGCTTGCGATTGAGGTCGCGCGTGACGGCATTCGAGTCAATGCATTGGCACCGGGCTATTTCCAGACAGAGTTGAATGCGGATTTTCTGGGATCCGAAGCGGGGGACCGCATGGCTGCGCGCATTCCGCAACGCAGGTTTGGGGCTATGGAGGAATTGAATCTTCCATTGCTCATGCTGGCGGCCAGACAGAACAGCTACATGACCGGCGCGACCATAACCGTGGATGGCGGTCATAGCATCAATGCCCTTTGA